TCTTCTTCCTCTCAGTGTGCTCGTTCGGCAGACCTTTGCCTTCTCCGGCCGTCAATTTGTCCGGAAGCGATTCACCGCTTACTGTGATGTGACGAACATGGGGAACATCGTACACTCTGTTCAGCAGTTTCTCGGTGGTCTCCGCCTTCAGAAGTCGGGCGGGGAATATCAGGATCTCAGGCAATGGGACCTGTTCTTGTAGGGTAGTTCTAGCCATTCTGTTTCACCTTAGAAGTTCTTCTTGATCTTCTTGGCCTCCTTACCGACCATCTTCAGGGGTGTCTTGAACTCAGGTATGTCTCCGAAGACATCCTTCATCAGGCTCGAGGTCGCCTCTGCCGAGAACATCTGGGTACCAGCATCGAGTGCGCATCCTGCGGCGATTACCGGGATGACTACGCCCTTCGCGTGCTTGGTAACGACGTGGTTCCCATGGAACAGACCTGGGCCCCCACCACCATAGATCGAGTGGCTGAAGAATGACATACCGACCGAGGTACCCATCGAGCGTCCGTAGTCAGCTCCTGGCAGGGAGGTCTCATGCTCCAGCAGGTCGTTGTAGTACAGAATTGTGGACGGGATACCCTGTGCTGCCCTTGCGGCACCGATGTTGACCATGATCGCGGCCAGCATACCAGCGGACGCGTAGGCGTTCCAGAGCGGGTAGTCGTTGGTGGTCATCTCGACGAATCCAGATGCCATCTTCTTTCCCTTCTTGATGACCTTGTCCTCAAGTGCGCGCTCCACGAGGCTCTCGACGACGGTACCGACCGTTCCGGTCTTGCCGTTCGCCTTGACGAGGTCGTAGACCATGTTGTTCGCGTTCAAGCCCTGGTAGGCAAGAGCGAGAAGCTGCTGGCGCTCAAAGGGTCCGATCGCATCACCCATCTCAAAGGCGGCCGCCTGCTCGAATATGGCCGCGATGGCTGCTGCGTTCATGGCGTTCCTGCCCGTCAACATGACGTAGTGGTTGGCCATGACGTTCCTGAGGGCGTAACCTGCACCCTCGTTCAGCTGCGGAACATCCAGGATCGTCTTCATGACCGATCCGAGGAAGTTCAGCGTCTGCGGGTAGCGTCCCCAGATAGCTGCCTTGACCATGCTCGCCTGGAACATGTCCACATCGAACTGGTCAATGATCGCCTGGGTGAGCGCTGCCGCGGCTGCGGTGAATCCAGTTGTATATTCAGCACCGGCTTCGAGCCTTGCGGTCGGGGTGATGATTATCATCTTCTTGCCGTCGGCAAGCAGATTGACCTCAGTGTCATCATCCTTGTTGACCTTCAGGATGTCCTTTACCCTCTTTGCTATCTTTTCTCCGTTGGCCACTATCGGAAGGTCCATCTCCCTGCCCCTGAGGGTGCCGCCTCCGACCTTTGCCTTCTTGAGCGCTCCCTCAAGTGCGGCAAGATCGACCGCATTGACCCTCTTAGCAAGAGATACGGTCCTCTTAATGGCCGGGTTGTACAACGGGCTGATAGCCTCGAGAGGGACATCCTTCTCGATCAGTTTGCCCCTGTCGTCGTACAAGTCTATTTTGTCCTTGTATTTTGCCATTTTATACCTCCTTTCTCTAACTCAATTCTCATTGAAGCTCAATCGAAAATCAATTGCTCCTCAATGAAAATTGGCTCCCCTTGCGGGCTAGGAATTCTCTTTTTGCTAATATAAACTTGCGCTTGGATGGATAAACCATCCACCATTAACAATAGGTAAAACATGTTCTAAGGCCAGACAAAAAATGCTCTATCTTAACAGCTTAAAAAAAACAATCGTTTAAGGCCGTTAAACGCATCCTATTTTAACGCCCTTAAGTTAATATTTCACCTTTCTTGATTTTAGGCATCCTGCAATTCTTTCAAAGTATATAATACCTTTAACGAGTCACTTCGTTTCAGGTCGAAGGATGTCTCTCTCAACATATCCCTCAAAGCTTTGACAGTATCAGGAGGCAGTTCCTTTTCAGCTATCTTGAAAAGCGCAGCATAAGTCCTTCGAGGATAGAATATCTTCTTCATATGATCGATGAGCATCTGTTCCTGGGTGATCTCTATCACACGCTGTTTGACTGCATTTGAAAGGAAAAATCTGATATTGACAAGCGGCTCCGACAATGGATAGTATGTCTCTGGATCAAAGACCAACGCGACCTCATCGTCCCCTTCGATCACACCATCCCTGTACATTTCGAATATCTTCCCCACCCCGATCATACCAAGATCTGCCAGTTCCGCTGCCCTCAATGCGCCCATGCTGCCACCACCGACCACAGTGATCCCTTTTTTCAACAGGGAGATGATCTCCCTATGGCCCACGGAGGACTCGCTAGAGAAGACCCCGTCTATTATCCCGACGTACCTCACATCATCGCTTAATCTCGGGATATCCCCTCTTCTGATGGGAGGTAGATAAATGGCATCGAGGATGGACTTCGCCTCCTCGTGTGAAATGCTCATGCCGACGAATACCGCGGTCTTCATCTACCACACGCTCTCATGAGTCTAGCACCTACCCTGTCAGGGTCTATTGCGAATATCTCGGCCCCAGGAACAATGACCCGCACTACCGGGATGCCCAGTTCCTTTCTGGTCAGATCACAGACCAAGACCTTGTCCAGACCAACCCTTGAGAGTCTTCCCGTCAGGACATTTATATCTTCAAGTATGTCATTGGTCGATAGGTTTTCCAGGTCTACCAGGTCCCTCCTCTGTCCACTGTCCTCGAACCATAGTCTATTGATCCTCTTCACGCGTTCATAACCAAGAGCCCGGTTCCTGTCCGCATGGACCGTGTCCTCCCTGGCCCCATGTATCTGGGTCAGGCGGCTTTGTGCCACCTCGATAAGTGCCTTTATGGCGGCGACCTCTGGATCTGGATTAGCTCCGATGCCAAGCGTCAGAAGACCTGGGTCCTTTGTCTCGATGTCGTCAGCCGCGACCGCTACAACAGGCATGCCGATATCGCTGGTGAGGTCCTTGAAATGAAGCTCTATGCCTTTGTCGGTGAACATGCTTGCCACCTTCTCAGCTCTCGTCCCAGATATGTCAAGGTCAGAGTTCACCCTCCTCCTCCCTTCGCATATGGACCAGGCATCCCTCTCGATGACCTCACAAAGGCCATGCAAGATCGCCTCCTCAATATTATTACCTGATGCCAAACCGTTGGTATTGGAACGGAAGAGCTGGAGGTCCGCCCTCGGATAGTACGGGTGAAAAACCGCACAGGCAGGTACTTGGATTTCTTTTCCTGAGCATATATCGAACGCCGGGACCCACGCTATCGGGTATTGTGAAAGCTGATATCTGACCGCCGGAGGGATGATGAGCTCCATTGGGTCCAATGCTCCCACCATGTCTTTGACCCTTTTCCAGACAATGATCTCATCCCACATCTCTGCACTATAGCGCTCGATGCCTTCCATTATAGCCGAGACCTTCGCCTGCACGGGGGTAAGCCCTTTACCGTTGTAAACGGAAATGGCCCCTCCTTTCGCCTCCGGTCTTATACTTGAGAACACATAGATGCCCACCCTGTCCAGCCCAGTGATGTCAGCTATCCTCGTGATACCAGCGATCTTTCTCAAAGGTTCGATCCTCTTGAGAGCGTCTTCTGCCGCGACAGTCCTGTCCCCATGTTGATCTGGGTACTTCGGCCTGCTGACAAGCTGCATCATCGGGTGTAACGTGGTCGATTGATAAATCATTAGTCCCCTCAGACCGCATTGCTAGCGAGCATATCCAGTTCTGCATCGGGATTTAGGACCAACCTTTCAATAAGAATGTCCACTTCGACGTTCTGTATGCCAGATATCTTAAGGATCTTGCTCTGTATGAGCTCATAGAGGAGGTCGACGCTCTTGGTGTACACCTCGCATATCAGGCTGTGGTCACCGAAGACCTTGTAAATGGTCTGTATCTCCTCAAATTTCCTTAGCTCTTCGATGGCATGGTCGATGAGATTGCCTGATACTCCAATACCTATCAGGGCCCTCATCAGCCCCAGCTTTGACAGGTTTGTCGTCAAGGTATAACTTGAGATGTATCCTTCTTTTTCAAGTCTTGATATTCTCCTGGATACCGTGGCCTTGGATGTCCCTGTCTTTTCTGCTATTACTCCCAAGCTCTGTCTGGAATTTTCACGGAGCATCCTGAGGATCTTGAGGTCTAACTCGTCCATGGGCTTTTCCCCAAGTTCATTTTACATGAAACGTTGTTACACATTATTGTATGTTCATGCTAATAATGTTTTACGATCAAGAAATAGACAAAAGATAAAATGATGAATAGGGTTTGTTTGGATTTAGGACTTCGCCCTTGACTTCGGGATGGCGGACTGGGCCATCTTTTCTATCGCGGCCACCGTACCTTCAAACTTGTTCCATGGTATGCCTACCAACATCTCATCGGGACTTATATCGCTGGTCTTACGGCATCCAAAGCATCCGAGGGATATGTTCACGTTGCCTGTGTCGATCGGTATCACGGTCGAATCCACGCAGGATGCTTGTACCGCGGCCATCTCAACGGTGACCCGTCCACCTTTGTCATAGGTCTGGGCGGCCGGTATTATCCAGAACATCTGCTCGGGCTGCCCTACGACGACCACCACGTCCGGCTTGACCAATGCCTTGCTCAATGGGCTCACCACGGTAGCGATAGTGGAGCCGGTGGGCAATGATGGGCGTACCGACATCGTTCTTGCGGCCGCTTGGTCCGTATCGTACATTCCCATGTTATGATGGAACTCTCCAGACCTGACCTTCTCGGGCAATGGGGTCTCTCCTAGCGCAGATGCGCCGACTGGACATGCGTTCTTCTCAGCTGGAATGCAAAGAACGGCCCCTTTGCGCGCTTTCATTATCGACTGACAGTGCCTCATGGCGCTGTCGACGACCTGATATCCCTCAGGTATGCTCTGGCCCTTTTTTATCAAGGTCACTGCCACCGGTTCTGTCTTTAATCCCAAAGCATCCACCAACTTTTTTGACAGTTCTGCATAATTGGACACGGTTAACACCATGAAAAGGACCGGCTCAGCGATTATTAATATCTGTCGGATTTTTCAGATAGTGCCAGCACTTATAGCATTTCTGTTCGTTGCCGATCATCTGGTATTATTTTTTATTGACCGCGAGGATGACCCATCTGTCATAGAAAGGGTCCCGGTCGTTCTCGAACACTTTTACCTTTCTCCCTTTCGGGCACCATCTTTTCACCATGTCCGCCTCTTCTTTCGTCTCGACGGTGATCAGTGTCGATGATGACAGCGTGAACGCATCATCGATGATCTGCTTCCAGAGGAACGAGTTGAACTCTGCTATCTTACCGGCCATGAGGACCAGCCCGTATTCGACCGGGTCGATGTACATCCTTGCTCTGGTGCCATCGATCCTCATGGTCTCATGATGGTACAGACGGCCTTCGTGGAGCCCTCTTGACAACAATGAAGGGTCCAGATCATAGGACACCGCTCTCATGCCCAGCCTATGCAATGCCGCGGAGCCGAGGCCAGAACCACAGCCTACATCAAGACAGACCTTGTCCTTTAGCTCCCCGTCAAAGGACCGTCCGATCAACCAGGCAACGTCAAGCATCCTCTTTTCATTAAAATCCTCAAGGGCCGGCTTGTTCTCAGACTCGAGCAATATCGAGAAATATTCTCGGGTGGCCGCAATGAAATCAGACCGCTTTGTGCTATAGACCTCCAGATCGTACCTTTCAAGGGCTTCTATCAACGCATCGGTCGGTTCTCTATGTAGCAGGGAGATGGCATACCATCTATCCGCCTTGACGGCCATGGCTATCGGCCTCTCTTCCTCATCAATTATGACCCTGGCTTCCTTTCCATCTATCGTCAGGAACTGGTCGGTATAGACATTGTCGATGAGCCATTCATATGCCGGTTCAAGGAAGAAGACCTCGTCGAGCCCAAAAAGCGTCGCCACCATCATCTTATCGGCCCCTGGACCGACGCCGCGGTAGAATAAGTTATCCATGGTCCTTCGGTCAAAGGAAGTCCATCATCCTTCTTTCATACTCGGCCATCAGGGCTTCCCGATATTCCTTCTCCTCTCCATCGGGGACCATGAACCTTGCCTTCACCCTTGTCATGAGCTCGTCGGCGATGGCCGATCTCTTATCCAACCTCATCTTCATGACCTCCTCCAGGATGCGGTCCAATCCTGGAATGACGGCGACCTTATCCTTAAGCACCAACCTGTCGCTCAATACCTCGACACCCAAGGAGGAGCTGCATCCTATGCACTCTATGTTTTCTTTTTTCATCATAGACCCTCCTGCCAGCATCCAGGCCGTTATTATACTGAGGGGGACGTGATATAAGGTTTATGGTCTTTGGTCCGCTGTTTTCATTAAAGGCCGAGGGGCATCAGCATCAGTTAAAAATAGAGATACCTCGTTCCCCCAGGATTGAGAGAATGAGATTGGCCGTGGTAGGAACTGGATATGTCGGCCTTGTGACCGGGGCATGCTTCTCCCATCTAGGGAACGATGTCACGTGCATAGATGTGATAGAGGACAAGGTCAAAATGATAAATTCAGGGAAGGTCCCGATCTTCGAGCCAGGCCTAGAAGGTCTTGTGACGGAGGGTCTTGCCTCAGGCAGCTTGAGGGCGACCAGCGATTTTTCGGTCTTGAGAGATGTTGATGCCATCTTCATATGTGTAGGGACCCCTTCGTTCGATGATGGCTCTTTGGACCTCAGGTATGTGAAGGAGGCCGCATCGCTCATAGGGGATGAGATATCAAAGAGCGATGGGTACAAGGTGGTGGTCATGAAGAGCACCGTTATGCCAAGGACAACAGAGGATGTCGTCATTCCAATTTTAGAAAGCTCATCAAATAAAAAGGCAGGTGAGGACTTCGGCGTCGCGATGAACCCTGAGTTCCTGAAGGAGGGGGCGGCCGTGCAGGATTTCCTCAGGCCAGATAGAATAGTGATCGGGGCTATGGATGAACGCTCCTTGAGGGTCGTTGTCGACCTATATCGTGGTTTTGACTGCCCTATACTGAAGGTCCCTTTGTCCACGGCCGAGATGATAAAGGTAGCGTCGAACGCTTTCCTTGCGACAAAGATCTCCTTTGTGAATGAGATGGGCAATATCTGCAAGGAGATGGGAATAGACTTCAGACAGGTCGCTGAAGGGATGGGCATGGACCCTCGGATCGGAAAGCTATTCCTCAGAGCTGGATGCGGTTATGGGGGCTCCTGCTTCCCAAAAGACCTTGAGGGGATCATCGCAGAGGCAAAAAGATACGATGTGAGCACGCATATTTTGGAGGCCGTAAGGAAGGTCAACAAGGACCAGCCGATCAGGCTCGTGAAGATACTGGAGAAAAAGATGGACGTAAAAGGTAAGAACGTCGCGGTGCTGGGGCTGGCATTCAAACCAGATACTGATGATATCCGCGAGGCGTCATCACTGACGATCGTAAAGGAGCTCCTCTCCAAGGGGGCCAGGGTGAGGGTCTACGACCCAAAGGCCATGGAGAACTTCAAAAGGCGTTTCCCAGAGATCACCTATTGTGCCACCGCCAAGGAGTGTGTCACCGGGGCGGATGCTGTAATGATAGTGACCGAGTGGAAGGAGTTCGCGGACCCTGCTCTGTATGGGGAGGTCCCTGTTATTGATGGTAGGGGCGTCGTCAGAACGAAGAACTATGAAGGCATTTGCTGGTGAACAGATGAAAGCAGTAATTCCAGCGGCGGGTTGGGGCATCAGGTTCCTTCCGTTGACCAAAGAGCAGCCTAAAGAGATGATCCCGGTCGTGGACAAACCGACGATACAATATGTGGTCGAGGAGGCATTGGCCGCAGGCATCACTGATATCGTCATTATAACAGGCCGACATAAGCGCGGCATCGAGGACCATTTCGACAGGTCATATGAGCTTGAGGCCGTCCTTGAACGTGGCAACAAGAAAGAGTATCTGAAAAAGGTCCGTGACATATCCAACATGGCCGACATACATTTCATAAGACAGAAGGAGCAACGAGGCCTTGGGGATGCTGTGCTCAAGGCCAAGCAGCACATAGGCGATGAACCTTTTGCAGTGATGCTCGGCGATACGATATACAGGTCCAAGGTGCCGGTGGTCAAGCAGCTCATGGATGTGCATAAGAGGACCGGACGGTCGGTCATCGCGATAGAACCTGTCCCAAGAGAGAAGGTGAAGGATTACGGGATAATCGCAGGGAGAAAGGTCGATGAGGACCTATATCTGATCGATGACCTTGTTGAAAAACCGCTCCCAGAACTTGCACCATCAGATCTGGCGATAGCGGGAACTTACATCTTGACCCACGAGATCTTCGAAGCGATCGAAAGGACGCCGCCTGGTCTGAACGGGGAGGTTCAGCTCACTGATGCCCTTCGGTTGCTGAGGAAAAAGCAGGAGATCTATGGATGGAGGTTCGAAGGAAAACGTTACGACATAGGGGATATGATAGGTTGGCTCAAGACGCAGGTGGAGCTCGGCCTTCTTCATCCTGAGTACTCAGCGGCCCTGAAGGAGCACATAGAGTCGCTGCTCAATAAGGAAAAGGAGATTGATAAGTGAGCAGGCGAATGGACATGAGGTTACAGGACATCCTTAGGGACAATAGGGTGATAATTACAGGCGGAGCGGGGTTCATAGGTTCGAACCTGGCAGAGGTCCTTGCAGAGAAGAACAAGGTGTTTGTGTACGATGACCTCTCGAGCGGAAAGGTCTCGAACCTGGACGAGCTGGACGTCGAACTGATCGTTGGGAGCTTATTGGACCTCGACCTTCTGAGAAGGTCGTTCAAAGGGATGGATTATGTCTTCCATCTTGGAGCGATAGCCTCGGTGCCAAAGAGCATCCAGGACCCGATAAGTTCGAACCTCACGAACCAGAATGGGACGTTGAACGTGCTCACGGCCGCAAGGGACTGTGATATCAAGATGGTCGTCAACGCCTCCTCCTCATCGGTATATGGAGATTCTTCTTTCTTGCCAAAGAAATAGGATATGATGCCAGACCCCATATCGCCATATGCTGTCTCAAAGCTTGCGGGTGAGTATTATTGCAAGGTCTTCACTAAGGTCTATGGGCTCCCAACGATCTCCCTCAGGTTCTTCAATGTCTTCGGGCCAAAACAAGACCCGAGCTCCGAGTATGCTGCCGTGATACCGAAGTTCATCGATATGTCGAGGAAGGGCAAGCCTCTCACGATATACGGGGATGGAAATCAGACCAGGGACTTCACATATGTCCTGGACGTCGTACAGGCGTGCCTCAAGGCAGCGGTTGCCAAGGGCTGCGGCGGTATGGTCTTCAATGTTGCCAGGGGAGAGGCCATCTCTCTCAACGATCTTGCAAGGATAATTTTATCAAAATTCGGGAAGACGGTCGAAGGGAATGTTGTTCACCTTCCGCCAAGGAAGGGAGATATCGTGCATTCGGTTGCGGACATCTCACTGGCGAAGGCCATGATCGGTTTCATCCCAGAGTTCACCGTAGAACATGGTATAGACCAGATGATCAGGCACGGATAGGTGGATGGCCTATTTGTCTAGTTAATGTAAAGAGATGGCGAGACTGGGATCGGTGACCACATAAAGCAGGGATATGTGCCATGGGACCTTGATCTTCGTGTTGAAAGACCTTAGGGAAATCTTTTTTTTCCGACAAGCGGATCAATGGATGAGCGGTCCAAAGGATGGACCAAGATCAACTATCCCATTCCCATTGATAGTCCCGCCGATATGACCACCACATTCTAAAACCATATAGACCGATGGTCCTCGGTCCGTTGGAGACGCAGACCTTGTCGACGCGGGTCCCAGAATGATGTTTTAAAATCGATGTGGTCTCTTTAAATTTTTTTAAAACGACAACAGATTATTATAGCCAGTAATCCGATCGGACGCTGATGTCCGATAAATCGATGTGTTATCCTTATCCAGGTGAATATATTCTAGGCGAGATTGGGTCCAAGGTTGCGGTCCTGATCATCGGCAGAGGGGCTGTAGATGTGCCTTCCAGGTTGTTCAAGATAAAGGGGATCATGAAAACGGAGAACGTCGGATTGGAAAAGGTCATTCTGAACGTCATTTCAGACCCATCCATCCGCTTCTTGGTCGTTTGCGGCAAGGAGGAGTTTGGACATTTTCCAGCAGATGCTATCATCAACCTGATGAAAAACGGGATAGGTGACGACAAGAGGATCATAGGTGCAAGAAGCGCGATCCCTTTCCTTTGCTCTGTGCCGAGGTACGCCATAGAAAGGTTCAGGTCCCAGGTGACCTTGGTCGATCTTGTCCATCCAAAGGATGTCGATGAGATCGTCGCGATGGACCCCATATATCAGTTCGACGATGAAAGGAGGAGGGAGCTCATCGAAGAGCTGGAAAGATTGAGTGAGGTTAAAATTGAGGACTTCCCATATGGTCCTATGAACATCGAGGTCCGGGGCCTGATGCAGGCAAGCGACTCCATTGGTAAGACGATGCACAGGACCGCCGATGTCATCATCGAGGGGTTCCTCAGGATGCCCTCGGAGGCCTTGAACACGAGGTCCGGGTTCGCAATTGTGGACGAGCATTTTGGCATTGGGATCGACCCTGTGGGTGGCAGTGTTTTCCAATCTCCGAACCTTGAGCTCGCAGGAAGGATGCGCATGTATTTTACGGGGTGCTGACATGTTCAAATTCCAAAGCGAACAGATATCATTCGATGTCGGGGGAGTCCGTTTCGGGGGACAGCCTGGCAAAAGAAGGACGGTCATGGTCGGGTCGTTATTTTATCCTCGGCACAGCATCGTTCAGGACCGGATCGAAGGAGTCATAGACCAACCTAGGACAAAAGAGGTCCTGGAAAAGATGATGACCGCCTCAACCGAGACTGGATGTCCAGCAGCGGTCATGCTATTCGCTGAGACGTCCAACGCGATGAGGTCATATATCCGACAGTTCTCAGAGATCTCGGACCTTCCTTTCTTTGTTGATTCCCCCAGCAGAGACGTACGGCTTGATGGGATACGGTTCGCAAAGGAGATCGGGCTTCAGGACAGGGCGATATACAACACCCTGAGCGCAGGTACAGATGAGAAGGAGCTGGCGGCGATGTCCGATGTCGGGGTTGAGACCGCGGTCCTGCTCGCCTTCAACCCGATGGACCTGACGGTAAAAGGGAAGATATATCTGCTGGAAGATGGGGGCGGGGTCCTCAAGGAAGGCCTGATAGATATGGCAAAGAAAGCAGGGGTGAAGAACCTCCTTCTTGATATGGCCGTCCTGGCAGCTGAGCAGAACGCGGGAAGTGCGCTCAGGGCCTTGTTCATATCCAAGGCAAAATGGGGGCTGCCCTGCGGATGCGCGCTTCATAATGCAGTGGAGTCCTATGCCCCTCTTTTGAAGGCCTCTAAGAACGACCCTAGGCTCTATAGGTACGTGGACACGGCATCATGTGCGCTCCCTATGATGGCAGGGGCAGATTTTGTGATGTATGGACCGATCGAATCGGCCCGAAGGGTGATGTACTCCGCTTCTTTCACTGACGAGCTTCTGTGTCATGCGACGGCAGACATCGTTTACGAAAGAGAAGGGGATAAAAGGCATAGATGAAGGTCTGAATACCCAAAACCGAACTTCACGGTATCTCGACCTTGGAACCTGCCCACATCAGGTCCATGTTGACGAATCGGTCAGAGAACATCTTGGTGGCAGTGAACCCTGAGCAATGCATTGGGGCGATCCGTTCGACATTGAGGTTCTTGAGGTTCTCCATGGTCTTTAGAATGCGGTCGTTGTTGGCAGGTGTTGCCGAAAGATGGAAGCCGCCCATGACCATGTAGACCGGCCTTCCGGTGGATTTCTTGGCCTGATGGACCATATTGATGACACCAGGATGACCACAGCCGGTCAGGAGGACCGTTCCTTTCTTCGTTGTCACATATAGCGCCTGCTCTTCGACCATATTGTCAGGCACAAGTTGGCCTTCCTCCTCTCTATAGAAACGTGTCTCACTCTCAAAAGGGTACAGTCTTGGGACCTCCCCCGAGGTCCTTATCCCAGGGACAAGTTCGATGGGTGTCGAGGATAGTTGCAGATTTGCTCGGGAAAGTGCGGTCAGGGTTCCCTCTGATGCGGAAACATCCCTCTTGGAACCGTCATGAAGCAGGGCGATCTTTTTTCCTGAGAATGTCTTTGGATGTGTATATATCGGCACCCCTGCCTCGATCATGATATTAAGGCCACCAAGATGATCATAATGGCCATGAGATATGAAGACCAGGTCGATATCCTGAGGTCTGAACCCTAAAAGGTCAAGGTTCTCCTTGAAGACCATCTCTGAAGCGCCCGTGTCGAAAAGCACGTGCTTCCCCGTGTCCGTCTCGATCAGGATGCTCAGCCCATGCTCCGAGATGAAGTGCCTGTTGCTGCTATCTACCCTCTTGACCGATTTTGTGCTATCGAACGACGTTCCTGCATGATTCTCTACGACAGTAAAGAACTTCACAGAACTATCATCCCCGGTTGACGATCTTGAGCTCGCTGAAGTTGTAGCACTTTTTCGGGCAGACCGACTCACAGTTCTTGCAGGCCGTGCCAAGACAGTGTTCCGTCTCTACCTGGATCTTGAACTTTCCATCGCCCATCTCGTATACTTTAAGCGCCCTCTCTGGACACTGCTTTTCGCATTTACGGCAACCTATGCACTCGGGGAAAGAGCCCACCAGGTAGACACCGACATTGTCCAATACCTTGAGCCCTCTGTGACCTATTATCGGTATGTCAGAAGATACGATCCGGATTGTCTCCTTCGGCCTCTTTATCGGTGGTAACGGACGGTAGCCCTTGCCTGCTAGCATCTCGTTGAACATCTCGAATGGCATGCCTTCATCCCAATAGGCGATCTCGTTGACATAGATCTCCTCGAACGTCTTTGAGGTGGCGAACATGATATGCTTGGAGCTTATGGCATCCGCCACGTCCTGCATCTTGTCAAGGCCATCGTCATCGACCAGGATGTCATACGCCATCATCAAGGAGGTGTTTCCAGCCTGGACCGTCTTATCGAGCACCCTTGGGACCAAC
This genomic window from Methanomassiliicoccales archaeon contains:
- a CDS encoding MBL fold metallo-hydrolase is translated as MKFFTVVENHAGTSFDSTKSVKRVDSSNRHFISEHGLSILIETDTGKHVLFDTGASEMVFKENLDLLGFRPQDIDLVFISHGHYDHLGGLNIMIEAGVPIYTHPKTFSGKKIALLHDGSKRDVSASEGTLTALSRANLQLSSTPIELVPGIRTSGEVPRLYPFESETRFYREEEGQLVPDNMVEEQALYVTTKKGTVLLTGCGHPGVINMVHQAKKSTGRPVYMVMGGFHLSATPANNDRILKTMENLKNLNVERIAPMHCSGFTATKMFSDRFVNMDLMWAGSKVEIP